Proteins encoded in a region of the Planococcus citri chromosome 1, ihPlaCitr1.1, whole genome shotgun sequence genome:
- the LOC135844758 gene encoding uncharacterized protein LOC135844758 translates to MSNELEKKTFPNGRHRNKTYLDVFETDREFCEMVLRGEKSRFIPDDFLNFLSSKMESVSLQNCISERNGIHFVKAFDEEMAQDFRDIIGRPRINVEQVHPPCNGNHPNGFLGVFYHFFVQKHIANITNTDGYCKYLDSYAAIFPFPVIDRVVRQEIDILNSIDEDLFTEMQMFLNQHFDDVGIRSISAKFFDNIMNFRQKNVPEKAILAAVKGLNLKGLTNDNRSCENFNDKFYFANDRCEYLKTYPRVNHTGVLRYQTIYEMIVNVTKQYGKSCNSSPAKYEPKYLLKLPEINLYELYSLLNVNFLRSDRREYIYRFKKYLLFFVNALNNPAKPVFFIDEGLYDCLLYYSTYRKSRNDVERMKFELSMLTLAYRRKQSFDESQARGTYNLNNTNLRDVKKYFDNFPGIANALVKNEILSNILESQAFVSTDRVAMDVCFRNAVRNQHKDFFELVIHGSLSPNNYRYLVIYNAYTGQETSIAMPSNKAAVVDFIKRYNKYDFSQVLPPEKFLTWGHECYYQGDVANWDSRRKLRY, encoded by the exons ATG TCTAATGAATTGGAGAAGAAAACCTTTCCCAACGGTCGTCATCGTAACAAAACTTACCTCGATGTGTTTGAAACCGATCGAGAATTCTGCGAAATGGTACTGCGAGGTGAAAAAAGCCGATTCATTCCGGATGATTTCCTCAATTTCTTATCATCCAAAATGGAAAGTGTTTCGTTGCAAAACTGCATCTCTGAAAGGAATGGaattcattttgtgaaagcatTCGACGAAGAAATGGCTCAAGACTTCCGCGATATTATCGGAAGACCGAGGATAAACGTCGAGCAAGTTCATCCCCCTTGTAATGGTAACCATCCTAACGGATTCTTAGGagtattctatcatttttttgtacaaaagcaTATCGCCAATATCACCAATACGGACGGCTATTGTAAATACCTGGATAGTTACGCGGCGATTTTTCCCTTTCCGGTTATCGATCGCGTAGTTCGTCAAGAAATTGATATTCTCAACTCGATAGACGAAGATCTATTTACCGAAATGCAGATGTTTCTGAATCAACACTTCGATGACGTTGGAATACGATccatttctgcaaaatttttcgataacATAATGAATTTCAGACAAAAAAACGTTCCCGAGAAAGCGATTCTGGCTGCTGTCAAAGGATTAAATTTGAAAGGCTTGACAAACGATAACCGAAGCTGCGAGAATTTCAACGATAAGTTCTATTTCGCCAACGATAGGTGCGAATACTTGAAAACATACCCTAGAGTCAACCATACCGGAGTATTGAGATACCAAACGATCTACGAAATGATCGTAAATGTTACCAAACAGTATGGAAAATCGTGCAACTCTTCGCCAGCCAAATACGAACCGAAATACCTGCTCAAGTTACCAGAAATCAATCTCTACGAACTTTACTCGTTGCTTAACGTGAATTTTCTACGTAGCGATCGTCGCGAATATATTTATCGATTCAAGAAGTATTTACTTTTCTTCGTCAACGCTCTGAACAACCCTGCGAAACCAGTTTTCTTCATAGACGAAGGACTTTACGATTGTTTATTATATTATAGCACTTATAGGAAATCTCGTAACGACGTCGAAAGGATGAAATTCGAGTTATCAATGCTCACATTGGCGTATCGCCGTAAACAAAGCTTTGACGAAAGCCAAGCTCGAGGAACGTATAATCTAAACAATACCAATTTACGAGACGTCAAGaaatatttcgataatttcCCCGGTATCGCGAATGCATTGGTTAAGAACGAAATCCTTTCCAATATTTTGGAAAGTCAAGCGTTCGTGTCTACTGATCGAGTCGCTATGGATGTTTGTTTTCGAAACGCAGTTCGCAATCAGCATAAAGATTTCTTCGAGTTGGTGATTCACGGATCTTTGTCTCCGAATAATTACAGATATTTGGTCATCTACAATGCTTATACCGGGCAAGAGACGAGCATCGCTATGCCTTCGAACAAAGCAGCCGTCGTCGACTTCATTAAAAGATATAATAAATACGATTTCAGCCAAGTCTTACCGCCTGAAAAGTTCCTCACTTGGGGACACGAGTGCTATTATCAAGGTGATGTTGCAAACTGGGATTCTAGACGTAAATTGCGTTATTAA